The following are encoded together in the Phyllopteryx taeniolatus isolate TA_2022b chromosome 21, UOR_Ptae_1.2, whole genome shotgun sequence genome:
- the LOC133470889 gene encoding tissue alpha-L-fucosidase-like, with the protein MAHRAPSAAMLVVTFVLLFVPFASGARYTADWTSLDGRPLPSWYDEAKVGIFIHWGLFSVPGFGSEWFWWHWQGQKPPDPKCVAYMSKNYPPGFSYPEFGSHFHAHFFEPEEWADIFNASGAKYVVLTAKHHEGFTNWESPNSWNWNSVDIGPHRDLVGDLGEAVRNRSLHFGLYNSLYEWFHPLYLMDKQNGFKTQDFVLHKLLPELYNMVVRYRPEVIWSDGDWEAPDTYWNSTQFLAWLYNDSPVKDTVVTNDRWGAGCACKHGGYYNCEDKYTPGQLPTHKWEKCTSVDMLSWGYRRNMKMSDLMDLPTIIEDLVQTVALGGNYLLNVGPTPDGMIPAVFEERLRGVGAWLEVNGEAIYASKPWRVQMENASVPVWYTSKADSIYAILTTKPRKPTVQLLEPKTSATTKVKLLGNPKPLSWSPLKPNAGLTILLPELPYTAGQAWTIKLDGVE; encoded by the exons ATGGCGCACAGGGCACCCAGTGCCGCCATGCTCGTCGTAACCTTTGTCCTTTTATTCGTCCCCTTCGCGTCCGGAGCTCGCTACACAGCCGACTGGACGAGTCTGGACGGACGACCGCTGCCCTCCTGGTACGACGAGGCGAAGGTGGGCATCTTCATCCACTGGGGGCTGTTTTCCGTGCCCGGCTTTGGCAGCGAGTGGTTCTGGTGGCACTGGCAAGGTCAGAAACCTCCGGACCCCAAATGTGTGGCGTACATGAGCAAAAACTACCCGCCCGGGTTCAGCTACCCGGAGTTTGGCTCCCACTTTCACGCTCACTTCTTCGAGCCCGAGGAGTGGGCGGATATATTCAACGCTTCTGGAGCAAA ATATGTCGTCTTGACAGCCAAACACCATGAAGGTTTCACCAACTGGGAATCTCCCAACTCTTGGAACTGGAATTCCGTCGATATTGGTCCTCATAGAGACCTTGTCGGAGACCTGGGGGAGGCAGTGCGAAATCG GTCGCTGCACTTTGGACTCTACAACTCCCTTTACGAGTGGTTCCACCCTCTTTACCTGATGGACAAGCAGAATGGATTTAAAACACAGGACTTTGTGCTTCACAAGCTATTACCAGAGCTGTATAACATGGTTGTAAG GTACAGACCTGAGGTGATCTGGTCTGATGGAGACTGGGAGGCGCCTGACACATACTGGAACTCCACCCAGTTCCTTGCCTGGCTTTACAACGATAGTCCTGTTAAA GATACAGTGGTGACCAATGACAGGTGGGGAGCTGGCTGTGCATGTAAACATGGAGGTTATTACAACTGTGAAGACAAGTACACTCCAGGCCAGCTGCCCACACATAAGTGGGAGAAATGCACGTCTGTGGACATGCTGTCTTGGGGTTATCGCAGGAACATGAAGATGAGTGATCTGATGGACCTGCCCACCATCATAGAG GATCTGGTTCAGACTGTGGCGCTGGGAGGTAACTACCTCCTAAATGTGGGCCCCACCCCTGACGGAATGATCCCAGCTGTGTTTGAGGAGCGGCTGCGGGGAGTCGGTGCTTGGCTGGAAGTCAACGGGGAGGCCATCTATGCCTCCAAACCTTGGAGGGTTCAGATGGAAAACGCCTCTGTGCCAGTATG GTATACATCCAAAGCGGACAGTATTTATGCCATCTTGACAACTAAACCCCGCAAGCCTACTGTGCAACTTTTGGAACCCAAAACATCAGCAACCACCAAG GTGAAGTTGTTGGGGAACCCAAAGCCTTTATCTTGGTCTCCACTCAAGCCCAATGCCGGCCTTACTATTCTTTTACCTGAACTCCCCTACACTGCAGGACAAGCGTGGACCATCAAGCTGGATGGCGTAGAGTGA